The following coding sequences lie in one Halomonas sp. 'Soap Lake #6' genomic window:
- a CDS encoding enoyl-CoA hydratase-related protein, whose protein sequence is MSHALPELVDATLTLENRVATLTLNRHDVRNALTGTQLVDDIVATAEWANRCQEVSVLVITGAGSAFCAGGNVKDMAERGGDFAGDVAEVSERYRQGIQRMPLALDRVEVPIIAAVNGAAIGAGFDLANMADIRIASSKASFGETFLNLGIIPGDGGAWFMQRQIGYQRAFELTLSGRIITADEALTYGVVLEVVEPDALMNAAMTHATRIAAQPPKAARLTKRLMKMAPNMELKGFLDVCAVFQGMCHNEPEHLEAVERLLASMKK, encoded by the coding sequence ATGAGCCATGCATTACCCGAGTTAGTTGATGCTACCTTGACCCTGGAAAACCGCGTAGCGACACTAACCTTAAATCGCCATGACGTGCGTAATGCGTTAACAGGTACCCAACTTGTCGATGATATTGTCGCCACCGCTGAGTGGGCGAACCGCTGCCAAGAGGTTTCCGTACTGGTGATTACCGGCGCAGGCTCCGCCTTTTGCGCCGGGGGGAATGTGAAAGATATGGCTGAGCGTGGTGGAGACTTTGCCGGCGACGTGGCTGAAGTTTCCGAGCGCTACCGCCAGGGCATACAGCGTATGCCGCTGGCGCTTGACCGGGTAGAAGTCCCCATTATCGCCGCGGTTAATGGCGCTGCCATTGGTGCAGGGTTTGATTTAGCCAATATGGCAGACATCCGTATTGCATCCAGTAAAGCCTCTTTTGGTGAAACCTTTCTGAATTTAGGGATTATTCCAGGTGATGGTGGCGCATGGTTTATGCAGCGCCAGATAGGTTATCAACGTGCCTTCGAGTTGACGCTTTCAGGCCGGATAATTACCGCCGATGAAGCGCTAACCTATGGCGTAGTGCTGGAAGTGGTTGAGCCGGATGCGTTAATGAATGCGGCCATGACTCACGCAACACGCATTGCTGCCCAACCGCCGAAAGCAGCCCGTTTAACCAAGCGACTGATGAAAATGGCGCCGAATATGGAGCTAAAAGGCTTTTTGGATGTTTGCGCGGTTTTCCAGGGAATGTGCCACAACGAACCGGAACATCTTGAGGCGGTGGAGCGTTTATTGGCTAGTATGAAAAAATAA
- a CDS encoding SLC13 family permease, which translates to MAMENIGLTPSTLVFIVLGLTLVAFMWGRFRYDLVALTALLGSVMLGLVPAESAFMGFGHPAVITVAAVLVISRGFERSGVVDIIANQVLKVGERLLLQLLVLVGTVVVLSGVMNNVGALALLLPVAMRLAREHNTSPSLLLMPLAFGSLLGGLTTLIGTPPNIIISAYRGSVTGESFGMFSFSPVGIVVALVGLVFIVLVGWRLTPARSGQASTDEMFDTANYLVELKVSEASKANGLTLQQLRDELEETIPILAVVRDDNRRAGYNFHSVLQEGDILLLEAGPDELKLLEDKVGLSVVAEPEEDPEEENETADSDHLNEQSGSDKKAAKPVDTEGLQLIEAVVRSDSRMVNRSVRQLRLHHQFGLHLVAVARDGGRLKQRLKDIRFQTGDVLLLQGSENEISESLSSLGCLPLANRELHLGQPRKLAMSIGIFVLAIVAMLFDLLPAAVAMSTAALISLLIGVLPLREGYQAIDGPVIVLLAAMLPVGEALETSGGAGIIANGLLKFGVEWPIIVSLAGLFILSMLLSNVVNNAAAALLMAPIAASLASGFEVSLDPFLMVVAVSASCAFLTPIGHQSNTLVLGPGGYRFGDYWKLGLPLSLVVLVVAIPMILFVWPL; encoded by the coding sequence ATGGCAATGGAAAATATAGGGCTCACCCCCAGCACGCTTGTGTTTATCGTATTGGGTTTAACCTTAGTCGCTTTTATGTGGGGGCGCTTCCGCTATGATTTAGTGGCACTCACGGCACTGCTTGGTTCCGTGATGCTTGGATTAGTGCCCGCCGAGTCTGCGTTTATGGGCTTTGGTCATCCTGCCGTTATTACAGTGGCCGCTGTGTTAGTGATTAGTCGCGGTTTTGAACGCTCAGGCGTCGTGGACATTATTGCCAATCAAGTGCTTAAAGTAGGCGAACGGCTGCTGCTGCAGCTTTTAGTGCTGGTAGGTACCGTTGTGGTACTTTCCGGGGTAATGAATAACGTAGGCGCCTTAGCGCTATTACTACCGGTTGCAATGCGCCTTGCCCGAGAGCACAACACCTCACCCTCACTGCTGTTAATGCCATTAGCATTTGGTTCACTATTGGGAGGGTTAACTACGCTCATTGGCACGCCGCCAAATATTATTATTTCCGCTTACCGTGGCAGTGTAACGGGCGAGAGTTTTGGTATGTTCAGCTTTTCTCCGGTAGGGATTGTCGTAGCACTGGTCGGCCTGGTTTTTATTGTGTTAGTAGGCTGGCGCTTAACCCCAGCTCGCAGTGGGCAGGCCTCAACCGATGAGATGTTTGATACCGCGAATTACTTAGTGGAATTAAAGGTGTCTGAAGCGTCAAAAGCCAATGGGCTAACACTTCAACAACTGCGTGATGAGCTGGAAGAGACCATTCCGATACTGGCTGTAGTACGCGATGACAATCGTCGGGCGGGTTATAACTTCCATAGCGTGCTTCAGGAGGGCGATATCTTACTGCTTGAAGCTGGCCCTGATGAGTTGAAATTACTCGAAGATAAGGTGGGGTTAAGCGTTGTTGCTGAACCCGAAGAAGATCCCGAGGAAGAAAATGAGACAGCTGATAGCGATCATCTGAACGAGCAGAGTGGAAGCGATAAAAAAGCAGCTAAGCCCGTAGATACAGAAGGCCTACAGCTGATCGAAGCCGTTGTGCGTAGCGATTCGAGAATGGTCAATCGCAGCGTCCGCCAACTGAGGTTGCACCATCAATTTGGGCTGCATTTAGTCGCCGTAGCGCGGGATGGTGGACGCTTAAAGCAGCGTTTAAAGGATATTCGCTTTCAAACCGGCGATGTACTGCTACTACAGGGCAGTGAGAATGAAATTTCTGAAAGTTTGTCATCCCTCGGGTGTTTACCGCTTGCCAATCGTGAGCTGCACTTAGGCCAGCCCCGTAAGTTGGCAATGTCGATAGGTATATTTGTGTTAGCCATTGTGGCCATGCTGTTCGATTTACTGCCTGCGGCGGTTGCGATGAGCACGGCGGCATTAATCTCGTTACTCATCGGCGTGCTGCCGCTGCGGGAGGGGTACCAGGCAATTGATGGCCCGGTGATTGTGCTATTGGCTGCCATGCTGCCAGTGGGAGAGGCGCTGGAGACCAGCGGTGGTGCCGGGATTATTGCCAATGGGCTGCTTAAGTTTGGTGTTGAGTGGCCGATTATCGTTTCGCTCGCAGGCCTCTTTATTCTCTCTATGTTGCTCTCTAACGTGGTGAATAATGCAGCTGCTGCGCTGTTAATGGCACCTATAGCGGCCAGTTTGGCAAGTGGCTTTGAGGTGTCGTTGGACCCCTTTTTGATGGTCGTTGCAGTAAGCGCATCCTGTGCTTTTTTAACACCTATTGGTCATCAATCGAACACGCTGGTACTAGGTCCTGGTGGTTATCGGTTTGGCGATTACTGGAAATTGGGGTTGCCGCTGTCTTTAGTGGTGCTGGTAGTCGCGATACCAATGATTCTGTTCGTGTGGCCGCTTTGA
- a CDS encoding DeoR/GlpR family transcriptional regulator, translating into MNQQFRQDAIVELVRQHGYMSIEQLTDHFSVTPQTIRRDLNTLADDGRVRRVHGGVGIESSTVNTAYSTRKTLHLEEKERIARCLAQHIPNHSSLFINIGTSNEVIAQALLEHQGLEIITNNLNVAAILQHKEDFTVIIAGGQVRSRDGGIIGEATIDFINQFKVDYGIIGISGIDEDGSLLEFDYQEVRVAQAIIANSRRIYLAADYSKFHRNPVVRQGNISQLDALFTDRKPPEAILRLLTQHDVALHIA; encoded by the coding sequence ATGAATCAACAATTTCGTCAGGATGCTATTGTCGAGCTAGTTCGCCAGCACGGCTATATGAGTATCGAGCAACTCACAGACCATTTCTCTGTAACACCACAGACTATTCGCCGTGACTTGAACACGCTTGCCGATGACGGGCGTGTGCGGCGGGTTCATGGCGGTGTGGGTATTGAATCAAGCACCGTCAATACCGCCTATAGCACGCGTAAAACCCTTCATCTTGAAGAAAAAGAGCGCATTGCCCGCTGCTTGGCGCAGCATATACCTAACCACTCCTCCTTGTTTATTAACATTGGCACCAGTAATGAAGTCATTGCTCAAGCGCTGTTGGAGCACCAGGGCTTGGAAATTATCACCAATAACCTGAATGTGGCCGCCATTCTTCAGCATAAAGAAGATTTCACGGTGATTATTGCCGGTGGGCAGGTGCGTTCCAGGGATGGCGGTATTATCGGCGAGGCAACCATTGACTTCATCAATCAGTTTAAAGTGGATTACGGCATCATTGGTATTAGCGGCATTGATGAAGATGGCTCGCTGCTGGAGTTTGACTACCAGGAAGTGCGGGTTGCTCAAGCTATTATTGCCAATTCCCGGCGTATCTATTTAGCGGCCGATTACTCCAAGTTTCACCGTAACCCGGTGGTGCGCCAGGGCAATATTTCTCAACTGGATGCTCTGTTCACGGATCGTAAGCCACCCGAGGCGATTCTGCGGCTGCTTACCCAGCACGATGTGGCACTGCATATTGCCTAG
- the glpK gene encoding glycerol kinase GlpK has product MTSFILAIDQGTTSSRAILFDRQGQIAAVSQQEFPQHFPQDGWIEHNPEDIWDSVLATCKDVLVKANVSALQVDGVGITNQRETTVVWDRKTGKPLYNAIVWQDRRTSELCQSLRDQGHTEDVQAKTGLLIDPYFSATKLAWILDNVEGARERADRGELAFGTIDSFLIWRLTCGKRHVTDATNASRTALFNIHTQQWDESLLKLFNVPANMLPEVKDSSDDFGTLDACWLGEPLPIAGVAGDQQAALVGQACFRPGMGKSTYGTGCFMIVNTGETPSLSRNRLLTTIGYRINGKPTYAMEGSIFVAGATVQWLRDGLNLFADASETEALARGTRSGHSVYLVPAFTGLGAPHWDPKARGAIFGLTRDTGIAEIVAAGLQAVCYQTRDLQHCMNDDMDASPGKLRVDGGMVKNSWVMQFLADMLNVQVDRPTILETTALGAAYLAGLRLGWYETLEEIEQLWRCEKSFTPKMDEVNREQLYQGWLDAVSRVRSS; this is encoded by the coding sequence ATGACTTCTTTTATTCTCGCCATCGACCAAGGTACGACCAGCTCTCGCGCTATTCTCTTTGACCGCCAAGGGCAAATTGCCGCTGTTTCCCAGCAGGAGTTTCCCCAGCATTTTCCGCAAGATGGTTGGATTGAGCATAATCCAGAAGATATTTGGGACTCGGTTTTAGCAACCTGTAAAGATGTGTTAGTGAAAGCGAATGTGAGCGCTTTGCAAGTTGATGGCGTAGGCATCACTAATCAGCGGGAAACAACGGTGGTGTGGGATCGTAAGACGGGTAAACCGCTCTACAATGCTATCGTGTGGCAAGACCGGCGCACCTCTGAACTGTGCCAGTCGCTTCGTGATCAAGGCCATACTGAAGATGTGCAGGCTAAAACAGGGTTGCTCATTGACCCTTACTTTTCAGCTACCAAGCTCGCCTGGATATTGGACAATGTAGAGGGTGCTCGAGAGCGGGCTGATCGCGGCGAATTGGCCTTTGGTACGATCGATAGCTTTCTTATTTGGCGTTTAACCTGTGGTAAACGGCACGTTACGGATGCGACTAATGCGTCACGCACCGCACTATTTAATATACACACCCAGCAGTGGGATGAGTCTCTGCTGAAGCTGTTTAATGTACCAGCGAACATGCTGCCGGAAGTGAAGGACTCAAGTGACGATTTTGGTACGTTGGATGCGTGCTGGCTGGGCGAGCCGTTGCCCATTGCCGGGGTTGCTGGCGACCAGCAAGCCGCACTGGTAGGGCAGGCCTGCTTTCGGCCAGGGATGGGTAAAAGCACTTATGGCACCGGGTGCTTTATGATCGTTAACACTGGTGAAACGCCTTCTCTTTCACGCAATCGTTTATTAACGACGATTGGCTACCGAATAAACGGTAAGCCCACCTATGCAATGGAGGGCAGTATTTTTGTGGCTGGTGCTACAGTGCAGTGGCTGCGTGATGGCTTGAACCTATTTGCAGATGCCTCCGAAACAGAAGCCCTCGCTCGGGGAACCCGCAGTGGGCATAGCGTGTACCTGGTGCCAGCGTTTACGGGGCTGGGGGCCCCCCACTGGGACCCGAAAGCCCGAGGGGCTATATTTGGGCTTACCCGAGATACTGGTATTGCTGAAATTGTAGCGGCGGGGCTACAAGCAGTCTGTTACCAAACCCGGGATCTCCAGCACTGTATGAATGATGATATGGATGCTTCACCGGGTAAGCTACGTGTCGATGGTGGCATGGTAAAAAACAGCTGGGTGATGCAGTTTTTAGCCGATATGCTTAATGTGCAGGTAGATAGACCCACCATTCTTGAAACAACAGCGCTGGGGGCGGCGTATCTTGCTGGTTTACGTCTGGGTTGGTACGAGACTCTCGAAGAGATTGAGCAACTCTGGCGTTGCGAGAAAAGCTTTACACCCAAGATGGATGAGGTCAACCGGGAACAGCTCTACCAAGGCTGGTTAGATGCTGTATCACGGGTGCGTTCCAGTTAA
- a CDS encoding glycerol-3-phosphate dehydrogenase/oxidase — MKLRNRNIEKLHTDEFDALIIGGGINGAATAAALAGKGAKVALIDRGDFAGSTSMHSSNLVWGGIKYMESKDFALVRKLCKSRNHLIKSYPSTVQEIRFLTTITKGFRHSPRYLWAGTWLYWLMGNAFTKLPRLLSPKKIKQEEPIIDINGSVGGFEYSDAYLHDNDARFVFNFVRHALNYGAVAANYVESLGAEREGEYWLTQARNVMDGSTFSIRSKVLINAAGPWVDQHNALTGQKTTHQHMYSKGIHLIVPQLTSTKRVLAFFADDGRLFFVIPMGNRTCIGTTDTHMEHPEVDVTAEDTAFVLENINKRLTLEKPLTQDDIISTRCGVRPLAIKADQGSDRDFLQLSRKHVIDTNPDSAHISIFGGKLTDCLNVGDEIADAVVQLGIQLTDINYRWYGEPPEPVKQQFMDQARRMNLDAMTAPTSTEPLSSRLWRRYAEQAMPMLEKIRQDPAEADILIEGTEYIRCELEHARDHEMITQLEDFLRRRAKVSLVVHHEQLRHSKGLKEACRVLFGDDAEAYFDTYFAENRDTSRPYSSPVEID; from the coding sequence ATGAAACTGCGTAACCGCAATATTGAGAAATTGCACACTGACGAATTTGACGCACTAATTATTGGTGGCGGCATCAATGGCGCTGCAACGGCTGCAGCACTGGCTGGCAAAGGTGCTAAAGTTGCCCTTATTGATCGTGGTGACTTCGCAGGCAGCACCAGCATGCACTCCTCAAATTTAGTGTGGGGTGGCATTAAGTATATGGAAAGCAAAGATTTTGCACTGGTGCGAAAACTGTGCAAAAGCCGCAACCATCTCATAAAAAGCTACCCATCTACCGTTCAAGAAATACGCTTTCTCACTACGATTACCAAAGGTTTTCGCCACTCCCCCCGCTACTTATGGGCGGGGACTTGGCTTTACTGGCTGATGGGCAATGCCTTTACCAAGCTTCCTCGGCTGCTTTCTCCTAAAAAGATCAAGCAAGAAGAGCCAATTATTGACATTAATGGCTCAGTGGGTGGGTTTGAGTATTCCGATGCCTATCTGCATGATAATGACGCCCGCTTTGTGTTTAACTTTGTTCGCCATGCGCTTAACTATGGTGCCGTTGCCGCTAACTATGTTGAGTCACTTGGGGCCGAACGCGAGGGAGAGTACTGGCTGACACAAGCACGCAATGTCATGGATGGCAGCACCTTTAGCATACGCTCTAAAGTACTTATTAATGCTGCTGGTCCTTGGGTAGATCAACACAATGCGTTAACAGGTCAGAAAACCACCCACCAGCACATGTACTCCAAGGGCATCCACTTAATTGTCCCTCAATTAACAAGCACCAAGCGCGTATTGGCATTTTTCGCCGATGATGGGCGGCTATTTTTTGTTATCCCCATGGGTAACCGCACCTGTATAGGTACCACGGATACCCATATGGAGCATCCGGAAGTGGATGTCACTGCGGAGGACACAGCCTTCGTATTGGAAAACATCAATAAGCGGCTAACATTAGAAAAACCGCTTACCCAAGACGATATTATTTCAACACGTTGTGGCGTTCGCCCTCTGGCCATCAAGGCAGACCAAGGCAGTGACCGCGATTTTCTTCAGCTATCTCGCAAACATGTCATCGATACCAACCCTGATAGCGCCCATATCAGTATTTTTGGCGGCAAACTGACTGACTGCTTGAACGTAGGCGATGAAATTGCTGACGCAGTGGTTCAACTAGGCATCCAGCTAACTGATATTAACTACCGCTGGTACGGCGAGCCACCTGAACCTGTTAAGCAGCAGTTTATGGACCAGGCCAGACGCATGAATTTAGATGCGATGACCGCACCTACATCTACCGAGCCCCTCTCTTCAAGGCTATGGCGACGCTACGCAGAACAAGCGATGCCCATGTTAGAAAAAATTCGTCAGGATCCCGCGGAAGCAGATATCCTCATCGAAGGCACGGAGTACATTCGATGCGAACTGGAACATGCCAGAGATCATGAGATGATCACACAGCTAGAGGACTTTCTACGTCGCAGAGCAAAAGTCTCATTGGTGGTTCATCATGAACAGCTCAGGCACTCCAAAGGTTTAAAAGAAGCATGCCGAGTGCTGTTTGGGGATGATGCAGAAGCCTACTTTGACACCTACTTTGCTGAGAACCGCGATACATCTCGCCCCTATAGCTCGCCGGTGGAAATTGATTAA
- a CDS encoding ABC transporter substrate-binding protein: MRNKTFKLTTLAASLMLASGTLLADEHDARAIAERLVDEHFQNSTLSREEQIEELLWFAQAAEPFRGMNIQTVAEGLTTHVYESEVLAPAFSELTGINITHNIIGEGDLVDTMQNQMQSGNSIYDGYINDSDSIGTHIRYGTTINLSEAMDNEWADLTLPTLDLDDFIGLQYTTGPDGNIYQLPAQQFANLYWFRYDWFQREDLQEQFRDIYGYDLGVPTNWTAYEDIAEFFTEHVGEIDGTRVYGHMDYGRRDPSLGWRFHDSWLSMAGMGSPGVPFGNPVDDWGIRVNEDSQPVGASVSRGGATNSPASVFAMQKAVDWLRDYAPEEAQGMTFGEAGPVPAQGHIAQQIFWYTAFTADMTDPAVAVTDDEGNPLWRMAPSPTGPYWEEGMKVGYQDVGSWTFFDSTPEDRRSAAWLFAQFTVAKTTSLEKLMAGLTPIRESDIFSDQMSEMAPKLGGLVEFYRSPNESNWTPTGTNVPDYPRMAPLWWQNLAPVMSGEVSPQEGLDKLAADMDNTMNRLARANVFDSYAPVLNEERDPQYWLDQEGSPKPKLDNEMPQGTTVPYDEMMEAWMAAGTR; the protein is encoded by the coding sequence ATGCGTAATAAAACATTCAAACTCACTACCCTCGCCGCTAGCCTTATGCTCGCATCGGGCACACTGCTTGCCGACGAGCACGATGCGCGGGCTATTGCCGAGCGTCTGGTTGATGAACACTTCCAGAACTCGACACTTAGCCGGGAAGAGCAGATTGAAGAGCTACTATGGTTTGCCCAAGCGGCCGAGCCATTCCGTGGCATGAATATCCAGACCGTCGCTGAAGGTCTCACAACCCACGTATATGAAAGCGAAGTGCTGGCCCCTGCATTTAGCGAGCTTACGGGTATCAACATCACCCACAACATTATCGGCGAAGGTGACTTAGTCGATACGATGCAGAATCAGATGCAGTCCGGTAACAGTATCTACGATGGTTACATCAATGACTCTGACTCTATCGGCACCCATATTCGCTACGGCACAACGATTAACCTCTCTGAAGCGATGGATAACGAGTGGGCTGATCTTACCCTTCCCACATTAGATCTAGATGATTTCATTGGCCTGCAATACACCACAGGGCCAGACGGCAATATTTATCAATTGCCTGCACAACAATTCGCCAACTTATACTGGTTCCGCTATGACTGGTTCCAGCGTGAAGATCTACAGGAGCAGTTTCGGGATATTTACGGCTATGACTTAGGCGTCCCAACCAACTGGACGGCTTATGAAGACATCGCCGAGTTCTTTACTGAGCACGTCGGTGAAATTGATGGTACTCGGGTATATGGTCATATGGACTATGGCCGCCGTGACCCATCTCTTGGCTGGCGCTTCCACGACTCTTGGCTTTCCATGGCTGGTATGGGTAGCCCCGGAGTGCCCTTTGGCAACCCAGTGGATGACTGGGGTATTCGCGTAAATGAGGACAGCCAACCAGTAGGTGCTAGCGTTAGCCGTGGTGGTGCCACTAACTCTCCAGCCTCCGTCTTCGCCATGCAAAAGGCCGTAGACTGGCTGCGTGATTATGCCCCTGAAGAAGCACAAGGCATGACCTTTGGTGAAGCGGGCCCAGTGCCTGCCCAGGGCCACATTGCGCAGCAAATTTTCTGGTATACCGCGTTCACCGCTGACATGACCGACCCAGCAGTTGCCGTGACTGACGATGAAGGTAATCCGCTGTGGCGTATGGCCCCTTCCCCCACTGGCCCTTACTGGGAAGAAGGCATGAAGGTTGGCTATCAGGATGTGGGATCGTGGACATTCTTTGACTCAACCCCAGAAGACCGCCGGTCAGCCGCTTGGCTATTCGCCCAGTTCACTGTTGCTAAGACGACATCATTAGAGAAGCTAATGGCTGGTCTTACGCCGATCCGTGAATCCGATATCTTTTCTGATCAAATGAGTGAAATGGCACCCAAGCTAGGTGGTTTAGTAGAGTTTTACCGTAGCCCTAATGAGTCTAACTGGACCCCTACCGGCACTAACGTCCCCGACTACCCGCGCATGGCACCGCTATGGTGGCAAAACCTGGCCCCTGTAATGAGTGGCGAGGTTAGCCCGCAAGAAGGCCTGGATAAGCTGGCAGCCGATATGGATAACACCATGAACCGTCTCGCCCGCGCAAACGTCTTCGATAGCTACGCTCCCGTGCTAAACGAAGAGCGCGATCCCCAATACTGGCTTGACCAGGAAGGCTCACCGAAACCTAAGCTCGACAATGAAATGCCGCAGGGAACTACCGTTCCTTACGATGAAATGATGGAAGCATGGATGGCCGCAGGCACACGCTAA
- a CDS encoding DUF2160 domain-containing protein → MTWMVWTTPTAIFFSSIAAMLAGMTLWEILSPTIERKGFLPISTTRGDRLFIGLLSAAFIHLGVIGFTALSIWIALALSALWLLVLMRWG, encoded by the coding sequence ATGACGTGGATGGTATGGACAACCCCAACTGCCATTTTCTTTTCATCTATTGCAGCGATGCTAGCGGGTATGACGCTATGGGAAATCTTATCGCCCACTATTGAGCGTAAAGGCTTCCTACCGATTAGCACTACCCGGGGTGACCGGCTATTTATTGGCCTGTTATCCGCCGCATTCATTCACTTAGGCGTTATTGGTTTTACGGCGCTTTCAATCTGGATTGCACTAGCACTATCAGCTTTATGGCTGCTGGTGTTAATGCGTTGGGGCTAG
- a CDS encoding carbohydrate ABC transporter permease, translating into MYRIENTQQGEKYNTIFSRTTPAQRRKRNARSRLRSRVLLGLYLFLMILPIYWLINMSLQTNSEILGSMTLWPQNLTFDNYLRIFNNPSWYMGYVNSMMYVSMNMLITICVALPAAYAFSRYRFIGDKHLFFWLLTNLMAPPAVFLLPYFQLYYSVGLFDTHIAVALAHCLFNIPLAIWILEGFMSSVPKEIDETAYIDGYSFPHFFIKIFIPMIRSGIGVTLFFLFMFSWVELLLARTLTATNAQPIGMIMTRTSTASGIDWGTLAAAGVLTIVPGILVVYFVRNHIAKGFALGRT; encoded by the coding sequence ATGTACCGTATAGAAAACACTCAGCAAGGTGAGAAATACAACACCATTTTCAGCCGCACTACCCCAGCACAGCGACGCAAGCGAAATGCACGCAGCAGGTTACGCTCGCGGGTGCTGCTAGGTTTGTATCTGTTCTTGATGATTCTGCCAATTTATTGGCTGATCAACATGTCACTCCAGACAAATAGCGAAATTCTTGGCTCCATGACGCTGTGGCCTCAGAACTTAACCTTCGACAACTACCTGCGCATCTTCAACAACCCCAGTTGGTACATGGGCTACGTCAATTCAATGATGTATGTCTCCATGAACATGCTCATCACTATTTGTGTCGCGCTACCTGCGGCCTACGCCTTCAGTCGCTACCGTTTTATCGGTGATAAGCATCTTTTCTTCTGGCTGCTGACCAATCTAATGGCACCGCCCGCCGTGTTTCTGCTGCCCTATTTCCAGCTGTATTACTCAGTCGGCTTGTTTGATACCCATATTGCAGTGGCTCTCGCCCACTGCTTGTTCAACATCCCGCTGGCTATCTGGATCTTAGAAGGCTTTATGAGCAGCGTGCCTAAAGAAATTGACGAGACCGCCTATATCGACGGCTACAGCTTTCCGCACTTCTTTATCAAAATTTTCATTCCTATGATTCGCTCAGGCATCGGCGTCACGCTGTTTTTCTTGTTCATGTTCTCATGGGTAGAGCTCCTGCTCGCACGAACATTAACCGCCACCAACGCCCAGCCAATAGGAATGATTATGACCCGAACCTCAACGGCATCAGGCATCGACTGGGGAACGCTAGCAGCGGCTGGGGTGCTGACTATTGTGCCAGGTATTTTGGTGGTCTATTTCGTTCGTAATCATATCGCCAAGGGCTTTGCCCTGGGCCGCACCTAA
- a CDS encoding carbohydrate ABC transporter permease translates to MNNKVQNNRAWLLVLPMLVLVAFSAIIPLMTVVNYSVQDVLGPNARFFTGTEWFESILNDSALRAAFARQILFSLTILAIQVPLGIGIALIMPKRGWQASAVLILITLPLLIPWNVVGSIWQIFTRGDIGLMGWGLRELGIHYNITRNAGDAWATIILMDVWHWTPLVAMLCYSGLRSIPEAYYQAARIDRASKWAVFRYIQLPKLTNVLVIAVLLRFMHSFMIYAEPFVLTGGGPGSSTTFLSQSLATMAIGQQDLGPSAAFSIIYFLVILLVSWVFYTTIMHMQKDKNPHGGA, encoded by the coding sequence ATGAATAACAAGGTGCAAAATAACCGTGCATGGCTGTTGGTGCTCCCCATGCTGGTACTCGTCGCATTTTCCGCCATCATCCCGCTGATGACGGTGGTTAACTACTCAGTACAGGACGTACTAGGGCCAAACGCGCGTTTCTTTACTGGCACCGAGTGGTTTGAAAGTATCTTGAACGACTCCGCTCTACGCGCTGCATTTGCTCGGCAAATACTTTTTTCGCTAACGATATTGGCCATTCAGGTGCCACTGGGTATTGGTATTGCGTTAATTATGCCCAAACGCGGCTGGCAAGCGTCGGCAGTACTGATCTTAATTACCCTGCCATTGCTTATTCCCTGGAACGTGGTCGGTAGCATTTGGCAAATTTTCACTCGGGGCGATATTGGGCTAATGGGCTGGGGCCTTCGCGAGCTAGGCATTCATTACAATATTACCCGTAATGCCGGTGACGCTTGGGCAACCATCATTTTAATGGATGTTTGGCACTGGACGCCGTTGGTGGCCATGCTCTGCTACAGCGGCCTACGCTCTATTCCAGAGGCTTACTACCAGGCAGCACGTATTGATCGCGCTTCAAAATGGGCCGTATTCCGCTATATCCAGTTGCCAAAGCTGACCAATGTGTTGGTGATCGCCGTGCTATTGCGGTTTATGCACTCGTTCATGATTTACGCCGAGCCCTTTGTACTAACCGGCGGCGGCCCTGGCAGCTCTACCACATTTCTAAGCCAATCTTTGGCCACTATGGCTATCGGCCAGCAGGACTTAGGACCTTCAGCCGCGTTCTCGATCATCTACTTCCTAGTCATATTGCTAGTGAGCTGGGTGTTCTACACCACCATCATGCACATGCAAAAAGACAAAAACCCGCACGGGGGAGCATGA